The region atgggtgtcgatatataggttttagggagtgccgatttcgaaaataatgaccattttggaatccgaaatggcggccatgcactgtgtcataaaagtcgtcatggatgtcgttttatacgttttagggggccccaattttgaaaatgatgaccattttggaatccaaaatggcggccatgcactatgccataaaagtcgtcatgggtgtcgttttataggttttagggggcgcagatttcgaaaatgatgaccattttggattccaagatggcggccatgcactatgtcataaaagtcgtcatggatgtcgttttataggttttagggggcgcagatttcgaaaatgatgaccattttgaaatccaaaatggcggccatgcactatgtcataaaagtcgtcatgggtgtcgttttataggttttggggggcgcagatttagaaaatgataaccattttggattccacttttatgacaaaatacgtagccgccatcttggattataaaatgatcatcgttttcgaattctgcactccctaaaacctataaatcgacatccgtgaagacgcaagttatctttattttcagatctaacaaattgctacagaatacaaaggacaaaaaagaagcgaggaggtaatgaaacaagcaaatatacagatgattcctcgacgcaattgggtgattcttaaattgtgtccagattttttttgtcataaaagtttttatttttcacatattactctcacaagttccgtgacatttcgaccttgtaattttttaagtaaatgtttttgtttatctatgaggatctcactagaatagtataatcaaggtatgtttatatttgatgaatgaaatagtaacgcaaaaaaaaaaatatatttgtgtcatatattatattcctgccgaagacttttattttaccttttccttctacacaagtttggccaagtaataagaatttagggctctcaattttattttgacttctgcaacagtaaagctacgaggccatgtttggtatcgttttcgtataaattcgcagtaccaaatttagttaaggtatcacattgacaccattccgaagtaaaaacatataaacttattaaaatactttcttttaaactcctcttcacgcttaaactgctgaacagttttaatttaaatttggtacacatatattttgagtcccgagacaggatataataagttatctcaaaaatcatcctttaaaggtgtgaaatgaggtgtaggggggaattcagaattgacttcttgaagttaatactgtttaagtttaggtgaagtcatgttttttcatcatttttaactaaatcaaagatgtagaccatcccaaatttcatataaatcggttcagcggttattgatttcccgtacaaatttccacgccacttttcacaccttcaaaagatgattttggttataagatctatcctatgtcctgttccgggacgcaaactatttctataccaaatttcaacgaaatcggttcagcggttaagcgtcaagaagagtttcaaaaaaccggccaagtgcgagtcggactcgcgtattaagggttccgtacattaagtccgactcgcgcttgactgcacatttctaataggttttcctgtcgtctataggtaaagaactattttgtgtattcagacggacatacatacagacgcacgagtgatcctataagggttccgtttttttccttttgaggtacggaaccctaaaaagatttatttttattttgtggaatggtgtcaatgtgatatcttaaatggattcagcacccctgatttatacgaaaacgataccaaacacggcctagcaccttcactgatatagatatatcaagataaaattgagagccctaaataaactttcaagagcggatatctcaaaaactattcaacatatcgaaaaaatttacggaataaacttgtaacaaattaaattaactttcattttgtataagtggccatgtcgctgagatgcatagtttccgagatataatcgaaaaacgggaaaatgggaccttcaaagccccctctctcccccccgctcaagggctacggccggggacttttgatatgttcacctcctaacttgtcaaaccgagttacggagtcaaaaattgtgttccgagcatttccctctacaacttttagagcattcgttgcctgacctaagtagcttattgaatttctttaaaaacttttctgtaaaaggttgacgggtgttgggtgtttatatggtttcggtcgattattatcatttgcattgcccatgatgacttactagaattacgagcacacgagacactaatagtagtttgacaaaccttggttttcaagaggtattttatattgacatttgctgtcacaaatttgctgtcagagttagtcgcaaaccgcacgcaaagtgcacacaaatgtgtcgacaccttgttacggaaaagtgtagacacggcgacgacactttgtttcgaaacaattctagacacattgtgtggactctgttacgacacatctgacatttagttaccactttgtgattctgcgactggaatggttatatgggaaggTAGTATAATATAATGCTCACTATGTAAATATTCATAAatacttattattaatatttttttctaattataCCTTTAAATTAACATGATAGAACATTGTTAGTTCCCACTTACGCCGGACACCTCTGCAGTCGCGGTATCAGCTCCTTTCTCTTCAGCAACAACAAAGCATTCCTTATAGAAGCCGCGGCCACCACGGACGGGTACTCGGGGCAGAGGCTCTTGTTGACCATCATCCCGCAGAGGCAGAGGAACGTGGTGGCCACTTCGATCTCGCCAGGCCGTTCTTTGTTGCACCACCAAGCGAAGTAACAGAGGTAGTCTTGGGGCACTATTGGTTGGCGCGGAAATTTCTGcagtaaacaataataataataaactataaatgtgtttaagtatatgtattttttatcgttttgtaagtgtttttatattttacttttatattcatattataaataacctaacttgagatgaaaaataaataaagagaatataaaCTATAATAAACTGATTAAAATCAAATACAACTAATGAAACGTCGGattgtagtatgaattcaatatacgcgatataatccgtttcaatagttttatttcatgagtgaCTATAGCGGTCCCCGAAGACAATATGATTAAAATCAAGTAAGGTTTGTTGGAATAAGTGCGGATCAGAGTTTGTAAGTGTGGATACACAATTTTTTATCAAGCGATTTTTTTGCGAGCGATACTACAAATATTTGTATTAAAGGAAATATGAAAATGTACCGCTTCCGACAGGACTCGAACTTGAGACCTTTCGGGACACCGGTCCGATCGCTCTTTAACCAACTGAACTTTCGTAGTTATTTTTAccatcaaaataattatttacgatacaagtgcagaAAGTAGGAAATACGCAACGAGTGGTGAATTGGCGATTGATAAATTGAGTTGCGTATTAcatattcgcacgtgtatcgtagaacgttttacagtaggtacatatcgaCGGTGGAAAAGAGAAACCCCTTAAGCGACATTTTGAATGTAGTTGAGTTATATATACCGTTggaatcagtttttttttctgcgTCTTTTAAGCCGGGTTACATAGCGATCTGATGACTTTGTTGtcggttaagttaggttattaatAGTGGACACATTTAAATACCCCCCCTTTATGCGACACATAATTTGATTTAAATTTGAACTACGTCACTTAAACTACACACAAATTTATACTTGATCGCTTAAAGTGATTTTAAATATTGCTTGAATTTGTAGTGATGGCGTTAAAGTGTTTATTACAAATACTGAATATATAAGGTTAGGCGCTTAATCGTGTCTTTTGGTATTATGAACAACAAATGCTGTCGGTTAATTGGTTGTCACAAAATTTATGACAGAATTTGCTCCTTTAAGCGACACGTTGAATTTTAGCATTTATGTCGCTTAATGTATTTGTTAAAACTTGCTTTAGTCGTTTAAGTGAAAGATCTAAAAGGTATCCTGGGGCTTAAATTATCGGTTTTACCTGTCAATCGTCGCATCAGTGTACCAATTTTAGTGTAATTTACCTGTAAATGGCGGTTTTATGAACACGAAGTAACCAGTCGGTCACTACAATCGGCAGCGAACATCGCGGGGAGGCGGTTGTCTCGCTGTTTGCCGTCACAGACAGCTAGGTATGTACGTAcgattagttaatttatgttttgtccttttctagcaatGACAAATGTCGAAGTGACAGATAGGAACAAAACATAAATTAGCTAATACAGGTTTgatagacgtttatgaataagcaggttaatgtttaatatttaggATTATGTATGGCATTACTAGTATTACAATTAGTGTTTAATAAATTACTAACACTAAGTTTTTAAAGCACAAGAGTGATTAAAGAAAGTACAAACTTGCTATTTACATAAACAATAgctatcgttttttttttgttttatttacttattcatGTTTACCCTGTACATTCCTGTTTTTTCCGGTTTTAGGTTACAAGGTACCCGTTTAAGATGACATAATTATCAATAATTGTGTTTATATTGgatttaaaatatacataataattaattatattagttGCATAGGTAACACAATTCTGGACCACAAAATCTCTTTAATAATAATGAGAAAACGTTGTCCACACTATAGTTGCTTAAAGTAATATTCCAGTAATACGTATGATATAAAAGGTCgtttcattgtttttttctagtatctgCCTAAAAATTGTAATATCGCTTAAAGGATTTCTCTGGTTTTATCTTAAGGTCACTTTTAATTAAACGACATTTATATCAGAAGATTCTATGATTTTTTTCAGTAACGTTACTACTAATGATTAggtattacaatttaataaaatacgttCATAGAACTGAAGTCTTTAAAACAACTAGAAAAAaagttacgatttttttttgaaaatgtatACTTTTAAACGCTCTCCTGTAAAGTTAGCAAAATGTCGCTTAAGGGGTTTCTCCTTTCCATCGTCGATATGGTTCTTTAAATTGTCGATGTAGTtgtacgtaatgtgcttattataatatagcacagggtgtcgtaatggagcaccagatgtactgtaaaagtaTAAACAGTAGATACCACATACCAATCTAAGCAATATGACTTTCTCCGCTTCCAACAGCCTCTCCTGCGTGAAGGCATGATTAGCGTATTTGACAAGCTTGGATGCAGGCGTGAGCGGGCCGTGGAGCTTGGAGGCGATCCAGTAGGCGGCCGCGGCCACTAGCTGCATGTTCTCGAGCGTCACGTTGCCCGTGGCCAGCACCGCGTCCAGGTACCACACCGCGGTCTGAATGGTGGCCGGGTTGCCGTCTATGCCCTAAGTTTAATTTCAATATCAATAAGAAATATCACTTATGACCAGACTATGACACTTAATTTGAACTATAAAGGCTTCGtgacacaggcgcgttttccgggcggggcgtgacgggggcgccgcttttacatataaaacccTCACGTCCCGCCCGGAACCTTAATAcgaagttatattttataaaacgaAACACTTATGGAATACCataaaggataactcacgttagaaaggcccgggtccgggccgaggcatccgacaatttgttttctatagaaagcatcatcACCATAGAAAATTAAGTGTCGATTGCCTCGGCCTGGACCCGGGCCGTtctagcgtgaatcatcctAGTTTTTCGTAGAGCATAATTCTCTATGGATAGGAAATTATTCTTAATTAACATAATACATACGTTAATTTTCATCAGCCAGTTGATAACGCACGCTCTCGTCTCACTCTTAACCCGTGGGAGGGCCACTGGTTTCGTTTCGGCTTGTAGAAGGAATGATAGAATTTCCCCTGTGTATTCTCTGTCCATGCTGGCCATGTATGATTTTTGTACTGTAAATTAGATGACACAAGACTTGAATAGTATTCCAACCATTAACATTACATAACATTTACAAAAGACACTAAATAAGAAATAGGTATTCAAAAATTTTAGTAACATACATAAATCAGGTGACTGCATCCTCTCACGAACTGATTGATTGAAATTCAGTCTCCGTTTCGCTCTGTCATCTACCCTTTCGCGATTTTCCAGTGGTGTTAAACCTTGTAACTCCCTACTATGAGGTCTTTTCAAGCTTCGCTTTATATTCTTTACCCTGGCTGGAACTAATGTGTTAAGAGCCGG is a window of Cydia splendana chromosome 1, ilCydSple1.2, whole genome shotgun sequence DNA encoding:
- the LOC134796696 gene encoding uncharacterized protein LOC134796696; amino-acid sequence: MDKYEHQDKENVKAKTRIPLPLAPLPALPNHLLKKLNERPPLNTLSGPNGLNHNVPLNLLCMAGPSNSKNKSVVNRPKSPFQIDTKFVTVRRGCEDFDYNFVAYQDDKRRISEPSVITVSSDEENDANEKEIYFTDKDGLANKKRISASTPALNTLVPARVKNIKRSLKRPHSRELQGLTPLENRERVDDRAKRRLNFNQSVRERMQSPDLLQKSYMASMDREYTGEILSFLLQAETKPVALPRVKSETRACVINWLMKINGIDGNPATIQTAVWYLDAVLATGNVTLENMQLVAAAAYWIASKLHGPLTPASKLVKYANHAFTQERLLEAEKVILLRLKFPRQPIVPQDYLCYFAWWCNKERPGEIEVATTFLCLCGMMVNKSLCPEYPSVVAAASIRNALLLLKRKELIPRLQRCPAYVAAERKAGNMSHTCTILRHAVRVVGAKNYSYKFIFEQYGMPPKYIAQTLVSAANELAVMDTRSTADILN